A stretch of Brassica rapa cultivar Chiifu-401-42 chromosome A08, CAAS_Brap_v3.01, whole genome shotgun sequence DNA encodes these proteins:
- the LOC103835366 gene encoding U-box domain-containing protein 45, translated as MDVNEVEESFFAPGDAKLHGEMCNALSVIYCKIMSVFPSLEAARPRSKSGIQALCSLHVVLEKVKNILRHCTESSKLYLAITGDSVVLKFEKAKTSLIDSLRRVEDIVQQSIGSQILEIIMELENTQFSLDPSEKEVGDQIIGLLQQGGNFESSSDNNELEIFHQAATRLGITSSRAALSERRCLKKLIERARMEDDKRKESIVAYLLHLMRKYSKLFRSEIWDDNDSQGSNSLPCSPTIQGSLDDPPGRAFDRQLSKLSSFNFKSCNNNRRSVQMSVPPDELRCPISLQLMYDPVIIASGQTYERLCIEKWFSDGHNTCPKTQQELSHLCLTPNYCVKALISSWCEQNGVQVPDGPPESLDLNYWRLALSVSESGKSVGSCKFKDVKVVPLEESGTIKEESSCELEYQEAEVTLVERCTDLLTTLSGVDTLRKKCRVVEQMRVLLKDDEEARILMGENGCVEALLQFLGAALSEKNDSAQKVGAMALFNLAVDNNRNKELMLVSGIIPLLEEMLCNPHSHGSVTALYLNLSCLEDAKPVIGSSLAVPFMVNLLWTETETQCKVDALHALFHLSTYPPNIPCLLSADIVNALQSLTVSDDQRWTEKSLAVLLNLVLNEAGKEEMVSVPGLVSNLATILDTGEANEQEQAVSLLLILCKYSEMCSQMVLQEGVIPSLVSISVNGTQRGRERAQKLLTLFRELRQRDQTHHITTEQHVEVVCPEEGGFSVAAAAVTESKPQCKSASRKKMGRAFSFLWKSKSFSVYQC; from the exons ATGGATGTTAACGAAGTTGAAGAAAGTTTCTTTGCTCCTGGTGATGCCAAG CTACATGGAGAAATGTGCAACGCCCTTTCAGTGATCTACTGCAAGATCATGTCTGTTTTCCCCTCTCTCGAAGCTGCTCGGCCGAGAAGCAAATCTGGAATACAAGCTTTGTGTTCACTTCACGTGGTTTTAGAAAAAGTGAAGAACATTCTACGCCATTGCACTGAATCTAGTAAACTATACTtg GCTATAACAGGAGATTCAGtagttttgaaatttgaaaaggCGAAAACTTCTCTTATAGATAGCCTTAGGCGTGTTGAAGATATAGTCCAACAGTCCATTGGCTCTCAG ATTTTGGAGATTATAATGGAACTAGAGAACACTCAGTTCTCCCTCGATCCATCAGAGAAGGAAGTTGGCGATCAAATCATTGGACTGCTGCAACAGGGAGGCAACTTCGAGAGCTCATCTGACAACAACGAGCTAGAAATTTTCCATCAAGCTGCTACTAGACTAGGCATCACATCTTCAAGAGCAGCTCTAAGTGAGCGAAGATGCCTCAAGAAACTCATCGAGAGGGCAAGAATGGAAGACGACAAGAGGAAAGAATCAATAGTAGCGTACCTCTTACATCTCATGAGAAAGTACTCAAAGCTATTCAGAAGCGAGATTTGGGATGACAATGATTCACAAGGTAGCAACTCATTGCCTTGTTCACCGACCATTCAAGGCTCTCTAGACGATCCTCCAGGCCGTGCTTTCGACAGACAGCTGTCTAAACTAAGTTCCTTCAACTTCAAATCTTGCAATAACAATAGAAGATCTGTGCAGATGTCTGTTCCTCCAGATGAGTTAAGGTGTCCCATCTCATTGCAGCTTATGTATGATCCTGTTATCATTGCCTCTGGACAAACGTATGAGAGGTTATGTATTGAGAAATGGTTTAGCGATGGACACAACACGTGTCCCAAGACTCAGCAGGAGCTTTCTCATCTCTGCTTGACTCCTAACTATTGCGTCAAGGCTCTGATATCGAGTTGGTGTGAGCAGAACGGTGTTCAGGTCCCTGATGGACCTCCTGAGTCTCTAGACCTTAACTACTGGAGGCTGGCGTTGTCTGTGTCCGAGTCAGGGAAGAGTGTTGGTTCTTGTAAGTTTAAGGATGTCAAGGTGGTTCCTCTGGAAGAGAGTGGAACTATTAAAGAGGAATCATCGTGTGAGTTAGAATACCAGGAAGCTGAAGTTACTCTTGTTGAGCGGTGTACTGATCTGTTGACCACTTTGAGTGGAGTGGATACTTTGAGGAAGAAGTGTAGAGTTGTTGAGCAGATGAGAGTGTTGCTAAAGGATGATGAGGAGGCTAGGATTCTCATGGGGGAGAATGGGTGTGTTGAAGCTTTGCTTCAGTTTCTTGGAGCAGCTCTCAGTGAAAAAAATGATTCAGCTCAGAAAGTTGGAGCCATGGCTCTCTTTAACTTGGCTGTGGACAACAACAG GAACAAGGAGTTGATGTTAGTATCAGGAATCATCCCTCTGCTGGAGGAGATGCTATGTAACCCACACTCCCACGGTTCAGTGACGGCACTTTATCTGAACCTCTCGTGTCTCGAAGATGCAAAGCCAGTCATAGGTTCGAGTCTAGCAGTTCCTTTCATGGTGAACCTTCTTTGGACAGAGACTGAAACCCAATGCAAAGTCGATGCCCTTCACGCTCTTTTTCACCTCTCCACTTACCCTCCCAACATTCCCTGCCTTCTATCAGCTGACATAGTCAACGCTCTTCAGTCACTCACCGTCAGTGATGACCAAAGATGGACGGAGAAGTCTTTAGCTGTCTTGTTGAATCTTGTTTTGAACGAGGCGGGTAAAGAGGAGATGGTTTCAGTGCCTGGTCTGGTGAGCAACTTGGCCACTATTCTTGACACTGGTGAAGCAAATGAGCAAGAACAAGCGGTTTCTTTGCTTTTGATATTATGCAAATATAGTGAGATGTGTAGTCAGATGGTTTTACAAGAAGGGGTGATACCTTCTTTGGTGTCTATTTCTGTAAACGGGACTCAAAGAGGAAGAGAGAGGGCGCAGAAGCTTCTGACACTGTTCAGGGAACTGAGGCAGAGGGATCAAACACATCACATAACAACCGAACAGCATGTAGAAGTTGTTTGTCCGGAAGAGGGAGGATTCTCTGTGGCTGCAGCCGCTGTAACAGAGTCAAAACCACAGTGTAAGTCAgcatcaagaaaaaaaatgggAAGAGCATTCAGTTTTCTATGGAAAAGCAAGAGCTTCTCTGTTTACCAGTGTTAG